One window of Halopelagius longus genomic DNA carries:
- the ncsA gene encoding tRNA 2-thiolation protein NcsA, with protein sequence MECDKCDRDAVMHAAYSGGHLCEKHFCASVEKRVRGRIRKDSLVPRDATPENPQTWVIGLSGGKDSVVLTHILDETFGPDPRIEMVALTIHEGIEGYRDESVDACVELAEDIQMRHELVSYEEEFGVRMDDVVEDDPENMAACAYCGVFRRDLLERYADEFGADKLLTGHNLDDEAETALMNILEGDVEQMARHFDASLGRFEDRNRSEDFVPRAKPLRDIPEKEVALYAHLKDLPAHITECPHASEAFRGEIQELMLELEDKHPGTRHSIMSGYEEIAELAADRYRGDDDVDLNECERCGSKTARDVCRKCRLLESLRAV encoded by the coding sequence ATGGAGTGCGACAAGTGCGACCGCGACGCGGTGATGCACGCGGCCTACTCCGGGGGTCACCTGTGCGAGAAGCACTTCTGTGCCTCGGTCGAAAAGCGCGTCCGCGGCCGCATCCGGAAGGACAGTCTCGTACCGCGAGACGCCACGCCCGAGAACCCCCAGACGTGGGTCATCGGCCTCTCGGGCGGGAAAGATAGCGTCGTGCTCACCCACATCTTAGACGAGACGTTCGGCCCCGACCCCCGAATCGAGATGGTGGCGTTGACCATCCACGAGGGCATCGAGGGCTACCGGGACGAGAGCGTCGACGCCTGCGTCGAACTCGCCGAGGACATCCAGATGCGACACGAACTCGTCTCCTACGAGGAGGAGTTCGGCGTCCGCATGGACGACGTGGTGGAGGACGACCCAGAGAACATGGCCGCCTGCGCGTACTGCGGCGTCTTCCGCCGGGACCTGCTCGAACGCTACGCCGACGAGTTCGGCGCGGACAAACTGCTGACGGGGCACAACTTGGACGACGAGGCGGAGACGGCGCTGATGAACATCCTCGAAGGCGACGTCGAGCAGATGGCGCGGCACTTCGACGCCAGTCTCGGCCGCTTCGAGGACCGAAACCGCTCCGAGGACTTCGTCCCGCGGGCGAAACCGCTCCGTGACATCCCCGAGAAGGAAGTCGCCCTGTACGCCCACCTGAAGGACCTCCCCGCCCACATCACGGAGTGCCCGCACGCCTCCGAGGCGTTCCGCGGCGAGATTCAGGAGTTGATGCTCGAACTCGAAGACAAACACCCGGGGACGAGACACTCGATAATGTCCGGGTACGAGGAGATAGCCGAACTCGCCGCCGACCGGTACCGAGGCGACGACGACGTGGACCTCAACGAGTGCGAGCGGTGCGGTTCGAAGACGGCCCGCGACGTCTGCCGGAAGTGCCGCCTGCTGGAGTCGCTTCGGGCGGTGTAG
- a CDS encoding DUF7095 family protein, protein MERTRALDRVTEILDAVTSGPTPVPVRELWVYGDVALGLDPVERLDVYVTKDLLFGGDADREEEFRKSHGVKGVGKSVSAEWAEEYPEHLRANANGHAAPEKCLAAHLLEEDEPVHLEVCNASFEDNVTQRLKGAVARDAYEQILDPRGVCLYADGRRSEDALEKLRGGELVFPTLSESLEMLGLDEDEAEEAAAAVQDYRLSQSGATVRGDVV, encoded by the coding sequence ATGGAGCGAACTCGCGCCCTCGACCGGGTGACGGAGATTCTCGACGCGGTGACGTCCGGGCCGACGCCGGTTCCCGTCCGCGAACTGTGGGTGTACGGCGACGTGGCACTCGGACTCGACCCGGTGGAGCGACTCGACGTGTACGTGACGAAGGACTTGCTCTTCGGCGGCGACGCCGACCGCGAGGAGGAGTTCCGGAAGTCCCACGGCGTCAAGGGCGTCGGCAAGAGCGTCTCCGCGGAGTGGGCCGAGGAGTACCCCGAACACCTCCGCGCGAACGCCAACGGCCACGCCGCGCCGGAGAAGTGCCTCGCCGCGCACCTCTTGGAGGAGGACGAACCCGTCCACCTCGAAGTGTGCAACGCCTCCTTCGAGGACAACGTCACGCAACGACTGAAGGGCGCGGTGGCCCGCGACGCGTACGAACAGATACTCGACCCCCGCGGCGTCTGCCTGTACGCCGACGGCCGACGTTCCGAGGACGCCCTGGAGAAACTCCGCGGCGGCGAACTCGTCTTTCCGACCCTCTCGGAGTCGCTCGAAATGCTCGGACTCGACGAGGACGAGGCCGAGGAGGCGGCGGCGGCGGTTCAGGACTACCGACTCTCCCAATCCGGCGCGACGGTTCGCGGCGACGTGGTCTGA
- a CDS encoding glycoside hydrolase family 97 catalytic domain-containing protein: MSNQRDVPESSRLSRRGFVGGLTSLFAASAFSLSVDEAAAAQVTNGDDSNAQTLSSPDGTVEVTVDVSDGVPSYCVVHDGTTVVEDSALGFEFRNQDAFGEGVSVTGTERSTTDETWTPVWDQYDRIREHYEELRIGLQESGGEGRALTLEVRAFDDGVGFRYVFPEDSGFGDFVITSERTEFAFAGDYTSWWIPNDFNSYEYAYEETPLSEIGAQSSFGGAHTPMTMKAGEDSYVSVHEANLVDYASMAVEPASEGSTTFESTLAPLPDGTKVTASAPHRTPWRTIQVATRPGELVESNLVVNLNEPRDEEAFPQGTDWIEPQKFIGVWWLMITGRADWEYQGPETGNHGAQTGRMKRYMEFASEHGIPSVLVEGWNQGWDSYPGDGNTMDFDETYPDFDIREVTEYGQELDPPVAMTSHNETAGNVSNYESQLRSDSSPFAFYDELGINSIKTGYVADSGVTIDGTTYNHHCQPLVNHHHLVYREAAKHRQMLEVHEPIKPTGERRTYPNVMTREGVLGQEYDAFGDISPSHHVTFPFTRMLGGPVEYTPGIFDVDSGSGGIETTRAKQLAMYPTYFSGLQMVADLPSSYLADREATVGVGEVAQAEFGESEGFPTAAKWAGAQGERYVAVDPNSADAGSSVSWTVEGVAEAGEYDVHLRYASDEEENAVPADADRTATVTVNDESAQVTFPPTEYWDEWATVSTTVSLESGDNDLSVVLTDEDTGGLNLDAVAVTATGESMPDPETDPIRGPTVDAFRFIEDVPAAGWDDTRMLDGEIGSYTVTARRKGEEWYVGAMTDEDGRALDVPLDFLDAAPGERKGHEKGKENGEGHEKKNGEGKGHTKGTYVAEMYSDGVDAAYDENLTDVRVDEFLVDAETTVLASMIESGGTALRLRPAGREEAAELPTYERPRQDVDVSISGETFVREQFVEATGSNDGDYVGGTTVELVVDGEVAATANVRFPPNSEEATYEFSYAIDDPGTYDVTVRTTDGTTLASKRVTVKPPVTVASLSDPSGDDAGPGEYTYPTAGDFEEGAFDLRSFTVEQTPSEYEFTFEVANLYNAFGSDRGFSPQMFVLWVRNPNASGGTTETLDDLSATASFEDAWHYRLEISGFTKSAVDSAGATLTDADGNAVAVGESVDASANTVSLSIDRAAFGGADAAELEVVPMVQSEDRGSLRPVQEESAEYVFGGATAGAVENAPRIADLLTPEGVSQSDALAYGEGELATIPFVSLG, from the coding sequence ATGTCAAACCAACGCGATGTACCGGAGTCGTCGCGGCTGAGTCGCCGGGGGTTCGTCGGCGGACTCACGTCGTTGTTCGCGGCGTCGGCGTTCTCGCTGTCCGTCGACGAGGCCGCCGCGGCGCAGGTGACGAACGGTGACGATTCGAACGCGCAGACGCTCTCCTCGCCGGACGGAACCGTCGAGGTGACAGTCGACGTCTCGGACGGCGTCCCGAGTTACTGCGTCGTCCACGACGGAACCACCGTCGTCGAGGACTCGGCGCTGGGATTCGAGTTCCGGAATCAGGACGCCTTCGGCGAAGGAGTGTCCGTCACGGGCACCGAGCGTTCGACGACGGACGAGACGTGGACGCCCGTCTGGGACCAGTACGACCGGATACGCGAGCACTACGAGGAACTCCGAATCGGGCTGCAGGAGTCCGGCGGCGAGGGGCGAGCGCTCACACTGGAGGTTCGAGCGTTCGACGACGGCGTCGGCTTCCGGTACGTCTTCCCGGAGGACAGCGGGTTCGGCGACTTCGTGATAACCTCGGAACGGACGGAGTTCGCCTTCGCCGGCGACTACACCTCGTGGTGGATACCGAACGACTTCAACAGCTACGAGTACGCCTACGAGGAGACGCCGCTGAGCGAAATCGGCGCGCAGAGCTCCTTCGGCGGCGCGCACACGCCGATGACGATGAAGGCTGGCGAAGACAGCTACGTGAGCGTCCACGAGGCGAATCTCGTGGACTACGCGTCGATGGCCGTCGAACCCGCCTCGGAGGGGTCGACCACGTTCGAATCGACGCTGGCCCCCCTGCCCGACGGGACGAAGGTGACGGCGTCCGCGCCGCACCGAACCCCGTGGCGGACGATTCAGGTGGCGACGCGGCCCGGCGAACTCGTGGAGTCGAACCTCGTCGTCAACCTCAACGAACCCCGCGACGAGGAGGCGTTCCCGCAGGGGACGGACTGGATAGAGCCGCAGAAGTTCATCGGCGTCTGGTGGCTGATGATAACCGGCCGCGCGGACTGGGAGTATCAGGGCCCGGAGACGGGCAACCACGGCGCACAGACCGGCCGGATGAAGCGGTACATGGAGTTCGCCAGCGAACACGGAATTCCGAGCGTCCTCGTGGAGGGGTGGAACCAAGGCTGGGACTCCTACCCCGGCGACGGGAACACGATGGACTTCGACGAGACGTACCCCGACTTCGACATCCGAGAGGTGACGGAGTACGGGCAGGAACTCGACCCGCCGGTGGCGATGACGTCGCACAACGAGACGGCGGGCAACGTCTCGAACTACGAGTCCCAACTGCGCTCCGACTCCAGCCCCTTCGCGTTCTACGACGAGTTGGGAATCAACTCCATCAAGACGGGCTACGTCGCAGATAGCGGCGTCACCATCGACGGGACGACGTACAACCACCACTGCCAACCGCTCGTCAACCACCACCACCTCGTCTACCGGGAGGCGGCGAAACACCGCCAGATGCTGGAGGTGCACGAACCCATCAAGCCGACCGGCGAGCGTCGGACCTACCCCAACGTGATGACCCGCGAGGGCGTGTTGGGACAGGAGTACGACGCCTTCGGCGATATCTCGCCGTCGCACCACGTCACGTTCCCGTTCACGCGGATGCTCGGCGGCCCCGTCGAGTACACGCCCGGCATCTTCGACGTGGACTCGGGGTCCGGCGGCATCGAGACGACGCGGGCGAAGCAACTCGCCATGTACCCGACGTACTTCAGCGGCCTCCAGATGGTCGCGGACCTGCCGAGTTCCTACCTCGCGGACCGGGAGGCCACAGTCGGCGTCGGCGAGGTGGCGCAGGCGGAGTTCGGCGAGTCCGAGGGCTTCCCCACCGCCGCGAAGTGGGCCGGCGCGCAGGGCGAACGCTACGTCGCCGTGGACCCCAACAGCGCCGACGCCGGATCCTCCGTGTCGTGGACCGTCGAGGGCGTCGCGGAGGCGGGCGAGTACGACGTCCACCTCCGCTACGCCAGCGACGAGGAGGAGAACGCCGTCCCCGCCGACGCCGACCGGACGGCCACCGTGACCGTAAACGACGAGAGCGCGCAGGTCACCTTCCCGCCGACGGAGTACTGGGACGAGTGGGCGACGGTTTCGACCACCGTCTCGCTGGAATCGGGCGACAACGACCTCTCGGTGGTGCTGACCGACGAGGACACCGGCGGCCTCAACCTCGACGCCGTGGCGGTCACGGCGACGGGCGAGTCGATGCCCGACCCGGAGACGGACCCCATCCGCGGACCGACGGTGGACGCCTTCCGGTTCATCGAGGACGTGCCCGCCGCGGGGTGGGACGACACCCGGATGCTCGACGGCGAAATCGGCTCCTACACCGTGACCGCCCGTCGCAAGGGCGAGGAGTGGTACGTCGGCGCGATGACCGACGAGGACGGCCGCGCACTCGATGTCCCGTTGGACTTCCTCGACGCCGCGCCCGGCGAACGGAAGGGCCACGAGAAGGGGAAGGAAAACGGCGAGGGTCACGAGAAGAAGAACGGCGAGGGGAAGGGCCACACCAAAGGGACGTACGTCGCGGAGATGTACTCCGACGGCGTCGACGCCGCCTACGACGAGAACCTGACGGACGTGCGCGTCGACGAGTTCCTCGTGGACGCGGAGACGACGGTGCTGGCGTCGATGATAGAGTCCGGCGGCACCGCCCTCAGACTCCGCCCGGCCGGTCGGGAGGAGGCCGCCGAGTTGCCGACGTACGAACGGCCTCGACAGGACGTGGACGTCTCCATCTCGGGTGAGACGTTCGTCAGAGAGCAGTTCGTCGAAGCCACCGGTTCAAACGACGGCGACTACGTCGGCGGTACGACGGTCGAACTGGTCGTGGACGGGGAAGTGGCCGCGACGGCGAACGTCCGCTTCCCGCCGAACTCGGAGGAGGCGACGTACGAGTTCTCCTACGCCATCGACGACCCCGGCACGTACGACGTGACCGTTCGGACGACGGACGGGACGACGCTGGCGTCGAAGCGCGTGACGGTCAAGCCGCCGGTGACCGTCGCCTCCCTCTCGGACCCGTCGGGCGACGACGCCGGCCCCGGCGAGTACACCTACCCCACCGCGGGCGACTTCGAGGAGGGGGCGTTCGACCTTCGGTCGTTCACCGTCGAACAGACGCCGAGCGAGTACGAGTTCACCTTCGAGGTGGCGAACCTGTACAACGCCTTCGGGAGCGACCGGGGCTTCTCGCCGCAGATGTTCGTCCTCTGGGTCCGGAACCCGAACGCGTCCGGCGGAACCACCGAGACACTCGACGACCTGAGCGCCACCGCGTCGTTCGAGGACGCGTGGCACTACCGCCTCGAAATCAGCGGATTCACCAAGAGCGCGGTCGATTCCGCCGGCGCGACGTTGACCGACGCCGACGGGAACGCCGTCGCGGTCGGCGAGTCCGTGGACGCGTCGGCGAACACGGTCAGTCTGAGCATCGACCGCGCCGCGTTCGGCGGCGCCGACGCCGCCGAGTTAGAGGTCGTCCCGATGGTCCAATCGGAGGACCGGGGCAGTCTCCGCCCGGTCCAAGAGGAGAGCGCCGAGTACGTCTTCGGCGGGGCGACGGCCGGAGCGGTCGAGAACGCGCCGCGCATCGCCGACCTGTTGACGCCCGAGGGCGTCTCGCAGTCGGACGCTCTGGCGTACGGCGAAGGCGAACTGGCGACGATTCCGTTCGTCTCGCTGGGGTAG
- a CDS encoding zinc ribbon domain-containing protein yields MSPPERDDEKGCPKCGGTETEMDSIATSGTGFSKLFDVQNRSFTVVTCTNCGYSELYRRSSSGNLADLFLG; encoded by the coding sequence ATGAGCCCTCCAGAACGCGACGACGAGAAAGGCTGTCCGAAGTGCGGCGGCACCGAAACCGAGATGGACTCGATAGCGACGAGCGGAACCGGCTTCTCGAAGCTGTTCGACGTACAGAACCGAAGTTTCACCGTCGTCACCTGTACGAACTGCGGCTACTCCGAACTGTACCGCCGCAGTTCCAGCGGCAACCTCGCGGACCTGTTCTTGGGGTAG
- a CDS encoding class I SAM-dependent methyltransferase, whose product MRKFSKSYLRRTREGMWDDSRDALSDLSLGDRARVLDAGAGTGELARVLAEETPGEVVCLDADPELARVAREETGLQTLTGDATRPPFADDSFDLAVCQALLVNLPDPAEAVSAFARVSSDLVAAVEPDNADVGVDSTVAAEVPLERSVREAYIEGVGTNVALGDRVANLFEAAGLRDVRTRRYYHQKTVEPPYDQHQLESAARKANGAGLDAHETELRRVLSEAEYDALRRDWREMGRAVVEQMREGRYRRAEVVPFDVTVGRVPDAE is encoded by the coding sequence GTGCGGAAGTTCTCGAAATCGTACCTCCGGCGGACGCGCGAGGGCATGTGGGACGACTCCCGCGACGCCCTCTCGGATCTCTCGTTGGGCGACCGAGCGCGCGTCTTAGACGCCGGGGCCGGAACGGGCGAACTCGCCCGCGTCCTCGCCGAGGAGACGCCCGGCGAGGTGGTCTGCCTCGACGCGGACCCCGAACTCGCCCGCGTCGCCCGCGAGGAGACGGGACTGCAGACCCTGACCGGCGACGCCACGCGACCGCCGTTCGCGGACGATTCCTTCGACTTAGCCGTCTGTCAGGCGCTTCTCGTGAACCTGCCCGACCCCGCCGAAGCGGTATCCGCGTTCGCCCGCGTCTCCTCTGACCTCGTCGCCGCCGTCGAACCGGACAACGCCGACGTGGGCGTCGATTCGACGGTGGCCGCCGAAGTCCCCCTCGAACGCTCCGTCCGCGAGGCGTACATCGAGGGCGTCGGCACGAACGTCGCCCTCGGCGACCGGGTGGCCAACCTGTTCGAGGCGGCGGGCCTGCGCGACGTGCGGACGCGGCGCTACTACCACCAGAAGACGGTCGAACCGCCGTACGACCAACACCAACTGGAGAGTGCGGCGCGGAAGGCAAACGGCGCGGGCCTCGACGCCCACGAGACGGAACTCCGGCGCGTCCTCTCGGAGGCGGAGTACGACGCGCTTCGCCGCGACTGGCGGGAGATGGGTCGGGCCGTCGTCGAACAGATGCGCGAGGGGCGGTACCGCCGCGCGGAAGTCGTCCCGTTCGACGTCACCGTCGGGCGCGTGCCCGACGCGGAGTGA
- a CDS encoding endonuclease/exonuclease/phosphatase family protein, with product MDSGTPVTTLSRRTALRAGALAAGLSVTGLAASRSARARADESVTVATRNLGLGANLFALFFVRSEDELAETVGTLYRDVRASSVPERMAAVADELATHEPDIVGVQEAALVRTDDSAEATSLGETNADHVVVDFLAELTATLAERGAPYEVAQVTTNADAEFPAATDDGRLDVRLTDRDAVLVREGADVSVESASQTHFDAALEMPVDGETYRLERGYGVVRATVRGRDVSVVNTHLESASERVRNAQATQLEETLSSLDDPLVVLGDLNDSPEYGGGAYETLSADFTDAWATARPDDAGYTCCQDPTLGNERSLLDERVDHVLVRGGPTPAEAVLVGASPSDRVDGSDGRTLWPSDHAGVIATLQWRADGSGSVRERTASADEAASGTATPTNRTAAPTRTEDPRNETAANETAANGTANATRGAANDSGAAGPGSEVTSDAEAPGFGPVAGLAGVVGGVAALVRRTRRGGDD from the coding sequence ATGGACTCCGGGACCCCCGTGACGACCCTCTCTCGACGAACCGCCCTCCGCGCCGGCGCACTCGCCGCCGGTCTCTCCGTGACCGGACTCGCCGCGTCTCGTTCGGCGCGCGCCCGCGCGGACGAGAGCGTGACAGTCGCGACGCGCAACCTCGGTCTCGGCGCGAACCTCTTTGCGCTGTTTTTCGTCCGCTCGGAGGACGAACTGGCCGAGACGGTCGGAACGCTCTACCGCGACGTTCGGGCCAGTTCGGTCCCCGAACGGATGGCCGCCGTCGCGGACGAACTCGCGACGCACGAACCGGATATCGTCGGCGTCCAGGAGGCGGCCCTCGTGCGGACGGACGACTCCGCCGAGGCGACGTCGCTCGGGGAGACGAACGCCGACCACGTCGTCGTCGACTTCCTCGCCGAACTCACCGCGACCCTCGCAGAGAGAGGGGCGCCGTACGAGGTGGCGCAGGTGACGACGAACGCCGACGCCGAGTTTCCGGCCGCCACCGACGACGGCCGCCTCGACGTGCGCCTGACCGACCGCGACGCCGTCCTCGTCCGCGAGGGAGCCGACGTCTCCGTCGAATCCGCGTCGCAGACGCACTTCGACGCCGCACTCGAAATGCCCGTCGACGGGGAAACCTACCGGCTCGAACGGGGGTACGGCGTCGTTCGCGCGACGGTTCGCGGGCGGGACGTGTCCGTGGTGAACACCCACCTCGAATCGGCGTCGGAGCGCGTCCGGAACGCGCAGGCGACCCAACTGGAGGAGACGCTGTCGTCGCTCGACGACCCCCTCGTCGTCCTCGGCGACCTGAACGACAGCCCCGAGTACGGCGGCGGTGCCTACGAGACGCTCTCGGCGGACTTCACCGACGCGTGGGCGACCGCGCGCCCGGACGACGCGGGGTACACCTGCTGTCAGGACCCGACGCTCGGGAACGAGCGTTCCCTCCTCGACGAACGCGTGGACCACGTCCTCGTCCGCGGCGGTCCGACGCCCGCGGAGGCGGTTCTCGTCGGCGCGTCGCCGTCCGACCGCGTGGACGGGTCCGACGGGCGGACGCTGTGGCCCTCCGACCACGCGGGCGTGATTGCGACGCTCCAGTGGCGCGCCGACGGGTCGGGGTCGGTTCGGGAGCGAACGGCGTCGGCCGACGAGGCCGCGTCCGGGACGGCGACGCCGACGAACCGAACCGCCGCCCCGACGCGGACTGAGGACCCGAGAAACGAGACGGCCGCAAACGAGACGGCCGCAAACGGGACGGCGAACGCGACGCGAGGGGCGGCGAACGACTCGGGGGCCGCGGGGCCCGGGTCGGAGGTCACCTCGGACGCGGAGGCGCCGGGATTCGGGCCGGTGGCGGGCCTCGCCGGAGTGGTCGGCGGCGTCGCCGCCCTCGTCCGGCGGACGCGGCGCGGCGGCGACGACTGA
- a CDS encoding deoxyribonuclease IV: MRVGAHESIAGGVFNAVDRQLEDGGNCGQIFTHSPQVWQDPNIADDDAERFRSLSEENDVGPWVIHTSYLVNLCTPKDGLRKKSLDSMQKEVDAAHKLGIPYVNVHLGAHTGAGEQQGLDNAVSVLDELDIPDDVTVLIESDAGSGTKMGDEFEHLAYVLEESEQDLDICLDTAHAFAAGYDLSTAEGVEETVAELDATVGLEHLQCVHLNDSKHECGTNKDEHAHIGEGLIGEEGMRAFINHPDLADVPLVLETPNEDGKGFEWNINRVRELRED; encoded by the coding sequence ATGCGAGTTGGCGCACACGAATCTATCGCGGGCGGCGTGTTCAACGCCGTCGACAGGCAACTGGAAGACGGCGGCAACTGCGGGCAGATATTCACCCACTCCCCGCAGGTGTGGCAGGACCCGAACATCGCCGACGACGACGCGGAGCGGTTTCGGTCGCTGTCGGAGGAGAACGACGTGGGGCCGTGGGTCATCCACACCTCCTACCTCGTTAACCTCTGTACGCCGAAGGACGGCCTCCGGAAGAAGTCGCTCGATTCGATGCAGAAGGAGGTCGACGCCGCCCACAAACTCGGCATTCCGTACGTCAACGTCCACCTCGGCGCGCACACCGGCGCAGGGGAACAGCAGGGCCTCGACAACGCCGTCTCCGTCCTCGACGAACTCGATATCCCCGACGACGTGACCGTCCTCATCGAGAGCGACGCCGGGAGCGGAACGAAGATGGGCGACGAGTTCGAGCATCTGGCGTACGTCCTCGAAGAATCCGAACAGGACCTCGACATCTGCCTCGACACCGCCCACGCCTTCGCCGCGGGGTACGACCTCTCGACGGCCGAGGGCGTCGAGGAGACGGTGGCGGAACTCGACGCCACCGTCGGCCTCGAACACCTGCAGTGCGTCCACCTCAACGACTCGAAACACGAGTGCGGGACGAACAAGGACGAACACGCCCACATCGGCGAGGGACTCATCGGCGAGGAGGGGATGCGCGCGTTCATCAACCACCCGGACCTCGCTGACGTCCCCCTCGTCTTGGAGACGCCGAACGAGGACGGCAAAGGGTTCGAGTGGAATATCAACCGAGTGAGAGAACTCCGAGAAGACTGA
- a CDS encoding lipoate--protein ligase family protein yields MTEDARGPLADREWRLIREEARDGPMQMALDEIAAETAASGGPRTVRVYRWEPSTLSLGYHQDPDTVDWDHCAEAGVSVTRRQTGGGGIYHDYDGDVSYSIVAPKSDLPGDLMDCYRILCEPILDAFRRMGVGADFVAEESPEIWSPACYLRALHPAHDVVAEGRKISGNAQYRRRDAVIQHGSLTYSVHAEDHLDVFSGHDVSPEAFRERVVGVDELSETTRSDAVAAVESALAEWADAAAGSWSDEELDRARERVAEKYADDEWVRRRPKGR; encoded by the coding sequence ATGACCGAGGATGCCCGCGGACCCCTCGCGGACCGCGAGTGGCGACTGATACGCGAGGAGGCCCGCGACGGGCCGATGCAGATGGCGCTCGACGAGATAGCCGCCGAGACGGCGGCGTCGGGCGGCCCGCGAACCGTGCGCGTCTACCGGTGGGAACCGAGCACGCTCTCTCTCGGCTACCACCAAGACCCCGACACCGTCGATTGGGATCACTGCGCGGAGGCGGGCGTCTCCGTCACCCGACGGCAGACGGGCGGCGGCGGCATCTACCACGACTACGACGGCGACGTCTCGTACTCCATCGTCGCGCCGAAGTCCGACCTTCCGGGCGACCTGATGGACTGTTACCGCATCCTCTGTGAACCTATCCTCGACGCCTTCCGCCGGATGGGCGTCGGCGCCGACTTCGTGGCCGAGGAGTCCCCCGAGATATGGTCGCCCGCCTGCTACCTGCGCGCACTCCACCCCGCCCACGACGTGGTGGCCGAGGGCCGGAAGATAAGCGGTAACGCCCAGTACCGCCGGCGGGACGCGGTCATCCAGCACGGGTCGCTCACGTACTCGGTGCACGCGGAGGACCACCTCGACGTCTTCTCGGGCCACGACGTCTCGCCGGAGGCGTTCCGCGAACGCGTCGTCGGCGTCGACGAACTCTCGGAGACGACGCGTTCGGACGCGGTGGCGGCCGTCGAATCCGCCCTCGCGGAGTGGGCCGACGCCGCGGCGGGGTCCTGGAGCGACGAGGAACTGGACCGCGCGCGGGAACGCGTAGCGGAGAAGTACGCCGACGACGAGTGGGTCCGGCGGCGTCCGAAGGGTCGGTAA